In one Candidatus Zixiibacteriota bacterium genomic region, the following are encoded:
- a CDS encoding HIT domain-containing protein: protein MAEKIIWAPWRSAFILSKKEKGCIFCRRFRARDSVKNLIVHRGESAFVIMNKFPYNTGHLLVVPVRHVSHLERLSEEESCEFFELTRLSVRVIKNVLRPTSLNIGMNLGRGSGAGVPGHLHMHIVPRWIGDTNFMPVIGKTNVVSVPLEPVYDRLRQEFARS, encoded by the coding sequence ATGGCCGAGAAGATTATCTGGGCGCCGTGGCGGTCGGCGTTCATTCTGAGCAAAAAGGAAAAGGGGTGCATCTTCTGTCGGCGATTTCGCGCCCGGGACTCCGTCAAAAATCTGATCGTCCATCGCGGCGAGTCCGCCTTCGTTATCATGAACAAATTCCCGTACAACACCGGTCACCTGCTGGTTGTCCCGGTTCGACATGTCAGCCACCTGGAGAGACTATCCGAGGAAGAGTCGTGTGAATTTTTCGAACTCACGCGGCTCTCCGTGCGAGTCATCAAGAACGTACTTCGCCCCACCTCGCTCAATATCGGTATGAACCTGGGACGAGGTTCCGGGGCGGGCGTGCCGGGACATCTGCACATGCATATCGTGCCGCGCTGGATCGGCGACACCAATTTCATGCCGGTGATCGGCAAGACCAACGTGGTCTCGGTGCCGCTTGAGCCGGTGTATGACCGGCTGCGCCAGGAGTTCGCGAGGTCATGA
- a CDS encoding aconitase family protein, whose protein sequence is MTRKKKVPTKAELLQLQKLYKTDEKIGERLGGVPAYLVAYWRRKKAIPKHSLPKFSEIEVRNLWERYGDDEKAGLEIGLSKAAFYNWRRRYGIKEKPAFLKLEQLEFNFPGAKLSAHANSLYGKQTVAQKILARIAGVEKVERGETVEVEPDMAVVHNDIGAVMQLFRKLGPEFVWNPSRIVVSEDCVPSLEKHRSPEADQKAAREFLKRQRIKSIYDFREGFCHQVVMEKGHVLPGQLVLSTDRLAAAYGAMSSLATTITPDQMASVWAESKASIKAPETIRITISGRKGRAVFAKDIFLSILQKLTATGAQGKVVEYGGSVMSQMTMSERFTLSSLAVELGASGAVCPYDAATRRYVTGRAGNNYKPVIPDKNAEYSEMYQVAIDQVVPQLVCPPKSDTVRAVAELDGTQVQLIILGSLTNGRFDDLRVAADILKGKHVSHDCRLVIMPSSRTVYLEALKKGLIRVFIEAGAVVVSSGSFSEIAAAGMLTAGDRCMATTGSDLMTQLSSKGVEVYLCSPATAAASALHATITDPTRFVR, encoded by the coding sequence ATGACGCGGAAAAAGAAAGTCCCCACCAAGGCGGAGCTGCTGCAACTGCAGAAGCTGTACAAGACCGATGAGAAGATCGGCGAGCGACTGGGGGGTGTGCCTGCCTATCTGGTAGCATATTGGCGGCGCAAGAAAGCGATTCCCAAACACTCATTGCCCAAGTTCTCGGAGATCGAGGTCCGCAACCTGTGGGAACGGTATGGCGATGATGAAAAGGCGGGGCTGGAGATCGGTCTTTCCAAGGCGGCATTCTACAACTGGCGCCGCAGGTACGGCATCAAGGAGAAACCGGCATTTCTCAAGCTCGAGCAGCTTGAGTTCAATTTCCCCGGCGCCAAACTGAGCGCCCACGCCAATTCTCTCTATGGCAAGCAGACAGTCGCCCAGAAGATCTTGGCGAGAATCGCCGGAGTTGAAAAAGTTGAGCGAGGAGAGACGGTCGAGGTCGAACCGGACATGGCCGTCGTGCACAACGACATTGGCGCCGTCATGCAACTCTTTCGCAAGCTCGGGCCGGAGTTTGTCTGGAACCCATCACGGATCGTGGTTTCAGAGGACTGCGTGCCATCGCTGGAAAAGCATCGGTCGCCGGAGGCGGATCAAAAAGCCGCGCGCGAGTTTCTCAAGCGACAGCGCATCAAAAGTATCTATGATTTTCGCGAAGGGTTCTGCCACCAGGTCGTGATGGAAAAGGGGCACGTGTTGCCGGGGCAACTGGTGCTTTCAACCGACCGACTTGCCGCCGCCTATGGTGCCATGTCCAGCCTGGCAACCACGATCACGCCGGACCAAATGGCGTCAGTATGGGCTGAGTCGAAGGCTTCGATCAAAGCACCTGAAACTATCCGCATTACGATAAGCGGCCGCAAAGGGCGGGCGGTATTCGCTAAAGATATTTTTCTGTCTATTCTCCAGAAGTTGACCGCGACCGGTGCACAGGGGAAAGTGGTTGAATATGGCGGCTCAGTGATGTCGCAAATGACCATGAGCGAGCGGTTCACGTTATCATCGCTGGCGGTGGAACTTGGCGCCAGTGGAGCGGTCTGCCCGTACGATGCCGCCACGCGCCGGTATGTGACCGGACGCGCCGGCAACAACTACAAGCCGGTGATTCCCGACAAAAATGCCGAGTACTCCGAAATGTATCAGGTGGCGATCGACCAGGTGGTGCCGCAGCTCGTCTGCCCGCCCAAGAGCGATACAGTCCGTGCGGTGGCGGAACTCGACGGTACTCAAGTGCAACTAATCATTCTCGGCTCACTCACCAACGGTCGGTTCGATGATCTGCGGGTGGCGGCGGACATTCTGAAAGGGAAGCATGTCAGCCATGATTGCCGCCTGGTGATTATGCCGAGCTCCCGGACTGTCTACCTTGAGGCTTTGAAAAAGGGGCTGATACGTGTGTTCATCGAAGCCGGCGCGGTGGTAGTGAGTTCCGGCAGTTTCAGCGAAATCGCGGCCGCCGGCATGCTGACGGCGGGGGATCGGTGCATGGCGACAACCGGTTCGGATCTTATGACGCAGTTGTCATCGAAAGGGGTCGAGGTGTACTTGTGCTCTCCGGCGACTGCGGCCGCATCGGCGCTTCACGCCACCATCACCGATCCGACGAGGTTTGTGCGATGA